The Vicia villosa cultivar HV-30 ecotype Madison, WI linkage group LG1, Vvil1.0, whole genome shotgun sequence genome includes a region encoding these proteins:
- the LOC131659566 gene encoding uncharacterized protein LOC131659566: protein MDDAMMNIMNKVISRTSLSHTDDRTKKTIILRALEDALSEAFIPESMLEFLEVLEKLLLHRESSNSNLISAAMKAAYCSIAVESTLKYLEAGTSNPRYGKAVKRIWKGKVHDMQSEGSSFLLSDELKQWKSEIENSLLDGGVLEKLASMGSTRRDAIRKLRAFLAEAWENLGPS, encoded by the coding sequence ATGGATGACGCAATGATGAACATCATGAACAAAGTGATTTCCAGAACCTCACTCTCCCACACCGACGACCGCACCAAGAAAACGATCATCCTCAGAGCCCTCGAAGACGCCTTGTCGGAAGCATTTATCCCAGAATCTATGCTCGAATTCCTCGAGGTACTAGAGAAACTGTTACTTCATCGCGaatcttcaaattcaaatttaatcaGTGCGGCCATGAAAGCCGCCTATTGTAGCATTGCAGTAGAATCTACCCTCAAGTATCTCGAAGCAGGAACATCAAACCCTAGATACGGAAAAGCGGTGAAGAGGATATGGAAAGGTAAGGTTCATGATATGCAGAGTGAGGGAAGTAGCTTTCTGTTATCTGATGAATTGAAGCAATGGAAAAGTGAGATTGAGAATTCGCTATTGGATGGGGGTGTTTTGGAGAAGCTTGCTTCTATGGGGAGTACTCGAAGAGACGCGATTCGAAAGTTGCGGGCTTTTTTGGCTGAAGCTTGGGAGAATTTAGGTCCTTCTTGA